Proteins from a genomic interval of Candidatus Methanoperedens sp.:
- a CDS encoding menaquinone biosynthesis protein produces the protein MTNMVHLGKIAFANCDFPYYAIEHGKIRTDDIDIIEAHPVELARRLDAGELDISPISSIMYAKQDDLLILPGLSITSNDFTKSVLICSNGEIEISGFEGKTLCIPETTASSATLVKIILWLKGVNVKIRQCNGTDIEKMLKQGDAALLIGDSAIHAIGKYRIIADLGNEWKKLTGKKMVYALWVVRGDFARKYPGKVKYVHDILLRSKDFGYKNINGIASQIGRQKNIDCNFMREYLHTLNYDFDEETVESLKLFFKYAMECGVIGDVNLRFFDKLNMDDHYDHSNG, from the coding sequence ATGACAAATATGGTTCATCTTGGTAAAATTGCCTTTGCTAATTGTGATTTTCCCTATTACGCAATAGAACACGGAAAGATAAGAACAGATGATATTGACATTATCGAAGCGCATCCTGTTGAACTTGCACGAAGACTGGATGCCGGTGAGCTTGATATAAGCCCGATATCATCGATCATGTATGCAAAACAGGATGACCTTCTTATATTACCTGGACTTTCCATTACTTCAAACGACTTTACAAAGAGCGTCCTGATATGCTCAAATGGGGAAATTGAAATATCCGGTTTTGAAGGAAAAACATTGTGCATACCTGAAACTACTGCCAGTTCGGCTACTCTTGTTAAAATTATTTTGTGGTTAAAGGGAGTAAATGTAAAAATCAGGCAATGCAATGGGACTGATATTGAAAAGATGCTAAAACAGGGGGATGCTGCTCTTTTGATCGGCGATAGCGCCATTCATGCTATTGGAAAATACCGTATAATCGCTGACCTGGGGAATGAGTGGAAAAAACTTACAGGGAAGAAAATGGTCTATGCACTCTGGGTAGTGAGGGGAGATTTTGCACGAAAATACCCTGGAAAAGTAAAATATGTCCATGATATCCTCCTCAGATCAAAGGATTTCGGGTATAAAAATATTAACGGAATAGCCAGCCAGATAGGGCGGCAGAAAAATATCGATTGCAATTTCATGCGGGAATATCTTCACACGTTGAATTATGATTTCGATGAAGAGACTGTGGAAAGCCTCAAGCTCTTTTTTAAATATGCAATGGAATGCGGTGTCATTGGAGATGTGAATCTCAGGTTTTTCGATAAGTTGAATATGGATGACCACTATGATCATAGCAATGGATAA
- a CDS encoding PAS domain S-box protein has translation MSKKILKLSIGNKILLGFSIFIGIYLGMTLISYQEMEEISILADRAVPLNSQINSLQEFSISMETLERDLDRYFVINDEDSQDKANKDFQKMNLIIESLKKNSSNNNSINSFQDMKMILNEINMNFNNIVALKNNPANSREINERRIIIYQLIDKNRKKNSELLLKTTNDKEDNFHEQQRLIYESIKIFLILNVFILMLGIFLSYFTLRSISRPIDKLKDATNEIGKGRLNVNIPIQSNDEVGQLASALNKMAKELQKTTVSNEYVENIIRSMFDSLVVATTDGNIKTVNKAVCELLGYGSEELVGQPVDKLFSHENTQSSSPWLDELFKKGIINLEETCLAKDGRKIPVLLSISSMRGNEGNILGIVYVAKDITDRKQMEDTLRRKEELFRSFIENALDTITILNRDGTIGYQSPSVERVLGYKAEELIGKIAFEFIHPEDLHRSMSSFNQVIGNPGSAQSIEFRFKHKDGSWRVLEAVGKTMDDKAGLINTNVQVIINSRDITDRKHMEEALQISEKKYSTLVEKGNDGIVIIQNGFLEFINSKMSEIAGYPIKEVIGKSFINFVSAEFKEVVINNYKKRLAGEEIPNRYEIAIISKEGKNIPVEINASLIDYKGKRAEMAIIRDITDRKHAEEALRESEEKYRVLMNDASDAIILVDTRENIVDANKKAEQLTGYNKNELLTMKIFQLHPEEERERIRVSFKEGIQKEPAVLNDLPILRKDGKMVPVDITGNNVVFAGKQMGLVVFRDITERKLAEDKIKTSLQEKETLLKEIHHRVKNNLQIVSSLLDHQTQYIKDKNVIDIFTESQNRISSMSLIHEKLYRSKDLAKIDFNDYINDLVANLFQSYNSNSGNMKLNMNIQNVRLDIDFAIPCGLIINELVTNSLKYAFPEGRKGEIKIAFFETGENMLELVIGDNGIGISKDLDFRKTESLGLHLVTILAENQLHGEIYLNRNHGTEFHIKFNNKH, from the coding sequence ATGTCTAAAAAAATACTCAAATTATCTATTGGAAATAAAATTTTACTTGGTTTCTCAATTTTTATTGGTATTTATCTGGGTATGACACTGATAAGTTATCAGGAAATGGAGGAAATAAGTATCCTTGCAGACCGGGCAGTGCCATTAAATTCCCAGATCAATTCACTGCAAGAATTCTCTATTTCCATGGAAACCCTGGAAAGGGACCTGGACAGGTATTTTGTAATTAATGATGAAGATAGTCAGGACAAGGCCAATAAAGATTTCCAGAAAATGAATTTAATTATTGAGTCTTTAAAAAAAAATTCCAGTAATAATAATTCAATAAATAGTTTTCAGGATATGAAAATGATATTGAATGAAATTAACATGAATTTTAACAATATAGTGGCCTTAAAAAATAATCCTGCAAATTCAAGAGAAATCAATGAAAGAAGAATTATAATTTATCAACTGATAGATAAAAACAGAAAGAAGAATAGCGAACTGTTGTTAAAAACTACGAATGATAAAGAGGATAATTTTCATGAACAGCAGAGGCTTATTTATGAAAGTATTAAAATATTTTTAATTCTTAACGTCTTTATCCTGATGCTTGGAATATTCCTCTCTTACTTTACTTTAAGATCCATTTCCCGGCCAATAGACAAACTAAAGGACGCCACCAATGAAATCGGTAAGGGGCGCTTAAATGTAAATATCCCGATCCAATCGAATGATGAAGTAGGGCAACTGGCCTCTGCCCTCAATAAAATGGCCAAAGAGCTGCAAAAAACAACTGTTTCAAACGAATATGTGGAGAATATTATCAGAAGCATGTTCGACTCACTGGTAGTCGCCACGACTGATGGTAATATCAAGACAGTGAATAAAGCCGTATGTGAATTGCTGGGATATGGATCAGAAGAGCTTGTGGGACAGCCTGTTGATAAGCTATTTTCTCATGAAAATACGCAATCCAGCAGTCCATGGCTGGATGAATTATTCAAAAAAGGTATCATTAATTTAGAAGAAACCTGCCTTGCAAAAGATGGAAGAAAAATACCCGTATTATTATCGATATCAAGCATGCGCGGAAATGAAGGAAACATACTTGGGATCGTATATGTAGCTAAGGATATTACTGATCGTAAGCAGATGGAGGATACACTGCGTCGCAAGGAAGAACTTTTCCGCTCATTCATCGAAAACGCCCTGGATACTATTACAATTCTTAATAGAGATGGAACAATAGGCTACCAGAGTCCCTCTGTCGAACGGGTGCTCGGATATAAAGCTGAAGAGTTGATTGGCAAAATAGCATTTGAATTCATACACCCGGAAGATTTGCATCGTTCCATGAGCTCTTTTAATCAAGTAATTGGAAATCCGGGTTCTGCCCAGTCAATTGAGTTTCGTTTCAAACATAAAGACGGTTCATGGCGCGTTCTTGAAGCAGTAGGCAAAACGATGGATGATAAGGCCGGATTAATCAATACTAATGTCCAGGTCATAATTAATTCCCGCGACATAACAGACCGTAAGCATATGGAGGAGGCACTGCAAATAAGTGAAAAGAAATACTCAACACTTGTGGAAAAAGGAAATGATGGAATTGTTATTATCCAGAATGGTTTTCTGGAATTTATAAATTCAAAGATGTCTGAAATCGCGGGATACCCCATAAAGGAGGTAATTGGAAAATCATTCATTAACTTCGTATCTGCGGAATTTAAAGAAGTAGTAATTAACAACTATAAAAAGAGATTAGCAGGAGAGGAAATCCCGAATAGATATGAAATAGCAATCATTTCAAAAGAAGGCAAAAATATACCTGTTGAAATAAATGCTTCTTTGATTGATTATAAAGGTAAACGGGCGGAGATGGCGATAATCAGGGACATAACCGACCGTAAGCATGCGGAAGAGGCGCTAAGGGAATCTGAAGAAAAATATCGTGTTTTGATGAACGATGCCAGTGATGCGATTATATTGGTAGATACCAGAGAAAACATTGTAGATGCGAATAAAAAGGCTGAGCAACTTACAGGCTACAATAAAAATGAGCTTTTAACAATGAAAATCTTTCAGCTTCATCCGGAAGAGGAGCGTGAAAGAATCAGGGTTTCATTTAAAGAAGGAATACAAAAAGAGCCAGCGGTTTTAAATGATCTGCCGATACTGAGAAAAGACGGCAAGATGGTCCCGGTAGATATAACCGGAAATAATGTTGTATTTGCGGGTAAGCAAATGGGATTGGTAGTATTCAGGGATATCACTGAGCGCAAGCTTGCTGAGGATAAGATTAAGACATCCCTCCAGGAAAAAGAAACGCTTCTGAAAGAAATCCACCATCGTGTCAAGAACAATTTGCAGATTGTTTCCAGTCTTCTGGATCATCAGACCCAGTATATTAAAGATAAAAATGTGATCGATATTTTTACAGAAAGCCAGAACAGGATCTCGTCGATGTCTCTTATCCATGAAAAACTTTACCGGTCAAAAGACCTGGCAAAAATCGACTTCAATGATTACATCAACGATCTGGTGGCTAACCTTTTCCAGTCTTATAATTCCAATTCGGGAAATATGAAGCTCAACATGAATATCCAGAACGTTCGACTGGATATTGATTTTGCTATTCCGTGCGGATTGATAATCAATGAACTGGTCACTAATTCCTTGAAATACGCTTTTCCAGAGGGAAGAAAAGGTGAAATCAAGATCGCTTTTTTCGAAACTGGTGAAAATATGCTTGAACTTGTGATCGGGGATAATGGCATTGGCATATCTAAAGATCTGGATTTTAGAAAAACCGAATCATTAGGTTTACATCTGGTCACGATACTGGCAGAAAACCAGCTTCATGGCGAGATATATTTAAATCGAAATCACGGAACAGAATTTCATATTAAATTCAATAATAAACATTGA
- a CDS encoding ABC transporter substrate-binding protein produces MKKKVTLLLAGMILITIFSGCMTTGSSTKDVKADEASTKTFEGKKILYIDSYNTGYEWSDGETKGIENILNNTGIELKIFRMDTKRNDSEDFGKQEGIKAKSVIEDFQPDVVITCDDPAFKYVIMPYYRDAALPVVFCGINWDVSIYGAPYENTAGMIEVSLTPQLISYLKEYSKGDRIGFIAGNTTTDRKNAEYYTKLYNINFTRKYHVTTFEEWKRDFLKLQEEVDIVILENNAGITDWDNNEAQAFVLENTKIPAGATLDWMPPYSLIGMTKIAEEQGEWSAMAALRILNGTRPSDIPIVTNKKGRLYLNLKIAEKLGVIINPEILKNAEIIH; encoded by the coding sequence TTGAAAAAAAAAGTAACCCTGTTACTGGCTGGCATGATTTTGATAACAATATTTTCTGGCTGCATGACAACTGGAAGTTCCACAAAAGATGTCAAAGCCGATGAAGCGTCCACAAAAACTTTTGAAGGTAAAAAAATTCTTTACATAGATTCCTATAATACAGGTTATGAATGGAGCGATGGTGAGACAAAAGGTATTGAGAACATACTTAATAATACAGGCATTGAACTTAAAATCTTCAGGATGGATACCAAGAGAAACGATTCTGAAGATTTCGGGAAACAGGAAGGGATAAAAGCAAAATCTGTTATTGAAGATTTTCAGCCTGACGTTGTTATTACTTGCGATGATCCTGCTTTCAAATATGTGATAATGCCTTATTACAGGGATGCAGCCCTGCCTGTTGTTTTCTGTGGTATAAACTGGGATGTTTCTATTTATGGTGCACCATACGAAAATACTGCCGGAATGATAGAAGTAAGTCTAACCCCGCAGCTAATCTCTTATTTGAAGGAATATTCAAAGGGTGATAGGATCGGGTTTATTGCAGGAAATACTACTACTGACCGGAAGAATGCAGAATATTATACGAAATTATATAATATTAATTTCACCAGGAAATATCATGTTACGACGTTTGAAGAATGGAAAAGGGATTTCCTGAAGCTTCAGGAAGAAGTTGATATCGTTATACTTGAAAATAACGCCGGGATAACAGACTGGGACAATAATGAAGCTCAGGCCTTTGTTCTGGAAAATACAAAAATCCCTGCTGGTGCAACTCTGGACTGGATGCCACCCTATTCGTTAATAGGTATGACAAAAATAGCTGAGGAACAGGGAGAATGGTCAGCAATGGCAGCTTTGCGTATTCTTAACGGTACCCGCCCATCGGATATCCCGATAGTTACAAACAAGAAAGGCAGACTTTATCTGAACCTGAAGATTGCAGAAAAGTTAGGTGTAATTATCAATCCGGAGATACTTAAAAACGCTGAAATTATTCACTAA
- a CDS encoding PAS domain S-box protein — protein MKHALKLFAIIVLVFLIGFFLEETIDSSESDNIKSLEEPLEIISELFSVFVAISVFGITWYAYNKSQDNHSLLLGATFLITGILILFHLLSYPFMPDFINPNSSHKAGIFFIESRLILAILLLFSAYIYDHSLPGLINKNIMILFIIAILSILAAPVFFHEDLILAAPVFFHEDLIFAAYKLDSYSTITILLSVITIITLVTCYLYIKRARETNQKNFLNLTNGSIIILFSNLVYFDYEFSGHFLIITGFFYFYLDLYKSSVELPYEKLAMAEEKAKTESIIAALGDAISIQDTDFKVLYQNKIHQDVTGDQKGKYCYREYEHKGHICEGCPVNMTFMDGKIHIEERSVIKDGQKLFYEITSSPLKDSTDNIIAGIEIARDITKRKQTEEALNKSRNLLDTIKNVQDNFIVDSDIKITLNDILSNVLSLTQSEYGFIGEILYTAKDDPFLKIHAFTNIAWNKENQDFYEKNAPQGIEFYDLKTLFGSVITDGKPVIANDLSTDSRRGGLPEGHPQIYKFLGIPFYHGGKLNGMIGVANCPEDYNEDIIEYLKPFLTTCANIIEAYRIDQRRKLAEKQIEVSLKEKETLLKEIHHRVKNNMQIVSSLLEHQTHYIKDKNVIDIFTESQNRIASMSLVHEKLYQSRDLAKIDFKDYINDLTANLFQSYNSNSGKITLDMNIENIQMDIDFAIPCGLIINELVTNSLKYAFPEDIKGEIGIVLHKTDKEMFELVIGDNGIGLPKDLDFRKTESLGLHLVTILTENQLHGEINLIRNHGTEFQIKFRGTS, from the coding sequence TTGAAACATGCGTTAAAACTGTTTGCAATAATAGTGTTAGTTTTCTTGATAGGGTTTTTTCTTGAGGAAACCATTGATTCTTCAGAATCGGATAACATAAAATCACTGGAAGAACCCCTGGAGATAATTTCTGAGTTATTTTCCGTATTTGTGGCAATCTCTGTTTTTGGCATAACGTGGTATGCATATAATAAAAGCCAGGATAATCATTCTCTTTTACTTGGCGCTACTTTTCTTATTACCGGGATCTTAATCCTGTTTCATCTACTTTCCTATCCTTTTATGCCTGATTTCATCAATCCCAATTCATCCCATAAAGCAGGGATTTTCTTTATTGAATCCCGACTCATCCTGGCCATTTTACTTCTTTTTAGTGCATATATATATGATCATTCACTTCCTGGATTGATTAACAAAAATATAATGATCTTGTTTATAATAGCAATATTATCAATCTTAGCGGCACCTGTTTTCTTTCATGAGGATTTAATCTTAGCGGCACCTGTTTTCTTTCATGAGGATTTAATCTTTGCAGCATATAAACTTGATAGTTATTCCACTATAACTATATTATTATCCGTAATTACAATTATTACTTTAGTCACTTGCTATCTTTATATAAAAAGAGCTAGAGAAACAAATCAGAAAAATTTTCTAAATTTAACAAATGGTTCTATCATAATACTTTTCAGTAATCTGGTTTACTTTGATTATGAATTCTCAGGGCATTTTCTAATAATTACCGGATTTTTTTATTTTTATCTTGACTTATATAAATCATCTGTAGAACTACCATACGAAAAACTGGCTATGGCAGAAGAAAAAGCCAAAACAGAGAGTATTATTGCTGCACTTGGAGATGCGATCAGTATCCAGGATACTGATTTTAAGGTGTTATACCAGAATAAGATACATCAGGATGTTACAGGAGACCAAAAGGGCAAATATTGTTACAGGGAATATGAACACAAAGGTCACATTTGTGAGGGTTGCCCGGTGAATATGACATTTATGGATGGTAAAATCCATATTGAAGAAAGGTCTGTGATCAAGGATGGACAGAAATTATTTTATGAAATAACATCCTCCCCCTTAAAGGATTCAACAGATAATATTATTGCAGGTATTGAAATTGCAAGGGACATCACAAAGCGCAAGCAGACAGAAGAAGCATTAAACAAAAGCCGCAACCTGCTGGATACTATAAAAAACGTCCAGGATAATTTTATTGTTGATTCAGATATAAAAATTACACTTAATGACATTTTAAGCAATGTTCTTTCATTGACCCAAAGTGAATACGGTTTCATCGGTGAGATCCTCTATACTGCAAAAGATGATCCATTTTTAAAAATCCATGCATTCACAAACATTGCATGGAATAAAGAGAATCAAGATTTCTATGAAAAGAATGCTCCGCAAGGAATTGAGTTCTATGATCTTAAAACGCTATTCGGTTCAGTAATAACAGATGGAAAACCGGTAATTGCCAATGACCTTTCAACAGATTCCAGGCGAGGAGGTCTACCTGAAGGGCATCCACAGATTTATAAATTCTTAGGTATACCGTTTTATCATGGAGGGAAACTTAATGGCATGATTGGTGTTGCTAATTGCCCTGAGGATTATAATGAAGATATTATAGAGTATCTGAAGCCTTTTTTGACTACATGTGCAAATATTATAGAAGCTTACAGGATCGATCAACGCCGCAAGCTGGCAGAAAAACAAATTGAAGTCTCCCTGAAAGAAAAAGAAACACTTCTTAAAGAAATCCATCATCGCGTCAAGAACAACATGCAAATTGTTTCCAGTCTTCTTGAACATCAAACCCATTATATCAAAGATAAAAATGTGATCGATATTTTTACAGAAAGCCAGAACAGGATAGCATCGATGTCTCTTGTCCATGAAAAACTCTATCAATCCAGAGATCTGGCAAAAATAGACTTCAAAGATTATATAAATGATCTGACGGCTAACCTTTTTCAGTCTTATAATTCCAATTCTGGAAAAATAACATTGGATATGAACATTGAAAATATTCAAATGGATATTGATTTTGCCATTCCTTGCGGACTGATAATCAATGAACTGGTCACAAATTCTTTAAAATATGCATTTCCAGAAGATATAAAAGGCGAAATCGGGATAGTATTACATAAAACGGATAAAGAAATGTTCGAACTTGTGATCGGAGATAATGGCATTGGTCTGCCGAAAGATCTGGATTTTAGAAAAACCGAATCATTGGGTTTACACCTTGTCACTATACTGACAGAAAACCAGCTACATGGTGAAATCAACCTGATTCGAAATCATGGAACAGAATTTCAAATTAAGTTCAGAGGGACATCATAA
- a CDS encoding helix-turn-helix transcriptional regulator — protein sequence MRNTLKVQRAIHDMTQDDLAKKVGVTRQTINAIELKKYDPSLSLAFKLAKLFNVTIEELFKYEEE from the coding sequence ATGAGAAATACTCTTAAAGTACAAAGGGCAATTCATGATATGACTCAAGATGATCTTGCAAAAAAAGTGGGTGTTACCAGGCAGACGATAAATGCCATTGAACTAAAAAAATATGACCCATCTTTAAGTCTTGCCTTCAAACTGGCAAAATTATTTAATGTGACAATAGAAGAGTTATTCAAATACGAAGAAGAGTAG
- a CDS encoding isoleucine--tRNA ligase, translated as MLKEAGQYDAKSLEQKIHKLWDEIDAYSRVREQRIDGKKFFFVDGPPYTTGRIHLGTAWNKIIKDSILRYKSMNGFHVLDRAGWDMHGLPIEVKVEGVLGFKSKKDIEKYGVENFVAKCKEFALSHRDEMTLQFQNLGVWLNWKDPYMTLRDEYIEAAWWTLKKAHEKNLLERGLRVVNWCPRCETAIADSEVEYSDVSDPSVYIKFPVASEENTFIVIWTTTPWTIPANIAVAVHPSFEYVKVRATRNEKEEILIMAKELLKNVLKQGRYQKSEVLETILGEDLKIEYKAPLGHKVPKQNTFPHNVYMADFVTAENTGCVHIAPGHGIDDFELGMKHKLPIFCPVGPDGKYTEEAGEYKGMHVREANKVVLDDLSEKDLLLASGKILHRYGHCWRCKTPIIYLATEQWFLRVTDLKEKMLDEIKKVKWYPDWAGSARFADWVKGSRDWCISRQRYWGIPIPVWICDFCGETEVMGTMEELKSRSGVKNLTDLHRPYVDNIHIKCSKCEKRMTRVPDVFDVWFDSAVASWATLNFPRDEKTYKEWWPADFITEGHDQTRGWFYSQMGASMVSFGKAPYKSVLMHGFTLDTEGKKMSKSLGNVVSPDDVINKYGAESLRLYVLSQNAPWDDLKFIWEEVGTINRMLNILWNVYRFPLPYMILDNFNPVDVKERLAALPLRVEDRWILSRVQSLIKKIETAMSEYNLHKATRPISEFILEDLSRWYIQLIRPRTWTEANDPDKLAAYYTLYEVLVTLTKVLAPFAPHISEEMYGNLVRNIHPDAPESVHMCDWQGPDEKFIDIELEKRMDIIREIVEASSNARQKLKRKLRWPVKRIVVAPKNEIVNEAVLGLETVLKEQTNAKEIVLLKTGETFNELGVEVLPNHAVLGPAFKKDAGKVIAELKTADGRAIKRSIVGTGSFELKAGTITAEMVTFKDLIPPAIAAAGFSAGDVYVDTELTREIESEGYSREVIRRIQDMRKELDLAVEEEIRAAVEIKDERVAILVLEMKDFIAGEVRAKSLAIGPEVDVEGELVKDWDVEDVKMRVGIGRRK; from the coding sequence CCGGGCAATATGATGCTAAATCACTTGAACAGAAAATCCATAAATTATGGGATGAAATTGATGCCTATTCCCGGGTGAGAGAACAAAGGATAGACGGGAAGAAATTCTTTTTCGTTGACGGCCCGCCTTATACTACAGGACGCATACATCTCGGGACTGCCTGGAATAAAATTATAAAGGACTCGATACTGCGTTATAAATCCATGAACGGTTTCCATGTTCTTGACCGGGCAGGATGGGATATGCATGGTCTTCCCATAGAAGTAAAAGTCGAAGGGGTTCTTGGATTCAAATCAAAAAAGGATATTGAAAAATACGGTGTGGAGAATTTCGTGGCAAAATGCAAGGAATTCGCGCTTTCACATCGTGATGAAATGACTCTCCAGTTCCAGAACCTGGGTGTCTGGCTTAACTGGAAAGACCCATACATGACGCTGCGCGATGAATATATTGAAGCTGCCTGGTGGACTCTTAAGAAAGCGCATGAAAAGAACCTTCTTGAAAGAGGTTTAAGGGTCGTAAACTGGTGTCCCAGGTGTGAAACTGCCATAGCTGACTCCGAGGTTGAATACTCGGATGTTTCAGACCCTTCGGTCTATATCAAGTTCCCTGTTGCCAGTGAGGAGAATACCTTCATAGTAATATGGACAACAACCCCCTGGACTATTCCTGCCAATATCGCTGTGGCGGTTCATCCTTCGTTTGAGTACGTAAAAGTAAGAGCGACCAGGAACGAAAAGGAAGAGATCCTGATAATGGCAAAAGAACTTCTGAAAAATGTCCTGAAACAGGGAAGATACCAGAAATCTGAGGTTCTTGAAACTATTCTGGGTGAAGATCTTAAGATCGAATATAAAGCTCCTCTTGGGCATAAAGTGCCAAAACAGAACACGTTCCCCCATAATGTTTATATGGCTGACTTTGTTACTGCTGAAAACACAGGTTGCGTCCACATCGCGCCGGGTCACGGTATTGACGACTTTGAACTTGGAATGAAACACAAGCTCCCCATTTTTTGTCCTGTCGGGCCTGATGGAAAATATACTGAGGAAGCGGGCGAATATAAAGGGATGCATGTCAGGGAAGCTAATAAAGTAGTTCTTGATGACCTTTCTGAAAAAGATCTCCTGCTTGCAAGCGGAAAAATCTTGCACAGGTATGGTCATTGCTGGAGATGCAAGACCCCGATAATATATCTTGCCACAGAGCAGTGGTTCCTGAGAGTTACTGACCTGAAGGAAAAAATGCTTGATGAGATAAAGAAAGTAAAATGGTACCCTGATTGGGCAGGTTCAGCCCGTTTTGCCGACTGGGTAAAAGGGTCGCGCGACTGGTGCATCTCCCGCCAGAGATACTGGGGTATCCCGATCCCGGTATGGATATGCGATTTTTGCGGCGAGACAGAAGTAATGGGGACCATGGAAGAGTTAAAGAGCAGGTCGGGTGTGAAAAATCTCACGGATCTCCACCGGCCCTATGTAGACAATATCCATATCAAGTGCAGTAAATGCGAAAAGAGAATGACCCGCGTTCCTGACGTATTTGATGTATGGTTTGATTCAGCAGTGGCATCATGGGCAACATTGAATTTCCCGCGCGATGAGAAAACGTATAAGGAATGGTGGCCTGCCGATTTTATTACCGAGGGCCATGACCAGACCCGCGGCTGGTTCTATTCCCAGATGGGAGCAAGCATGGTCTCATTCGGGAAAGCTCCTTATAAAAGCGTCCTGATGCATGGTTTTACCCTGGACACGGAAGGAAAGAAGATGTCAAAGAGCCTTGGCAATGTGGTTTCTCCTGATGATGTTATTAACAAATATGGGGCAGAATCTCTTCGCTTGTACGTGCTTTCGCAAAATGCGCCCTGGGATGACCTGAAATTCATATGGGAAGAAGTCGGAACTATTAACAGGATGCTCAACATCCTGTGGAATGTTTATCGGTTCCCGCTGCCCTATATGATCCTTGATAATTTCAATCCCGTGGACGTTAAAGAGCGTCTTGCCGCGCTGCCGCTCAGGGTTGAGGACAGGTGGATCCTTTCAAGAGTACAGAGCCTGATCAAGAAGATTGAAACTGCAATGTCAGAGTACAATCTTCATAAAGCCACGCGGCCAATATCGGAATTCATTCTTGAAGACCTCTCGCGCTGGTATATCCAGCTTATAAGGCCAAGGACATGGACTGAAGCGAATGATCCTGACAAACTTGCAGCATATTATACTTTATACGAAGTTCTTGTCACCCTGACAAAAGTGCTGGCTCCGTTTGCACCTCATATATCTGAGGAAATGTATGGGAACCTCGTGCGAAATATCCATCCTGATGCGCCTGAAAGCGTTCACATGTGCGATTGGCAGGGGCCGGATGAGAAATTTATTGATATTGAACTTGAAAAGAGGATGGATATCATAAGGGAGATAGTGGAAGCATCCTCGAATGCACGGCAGAAACTCAAACGCAAATTGAGATGGCCTGTTAAAAGAATTGTAGTAGCGCCAAAGAATGAAATCGTAAATGAAGCTGTTCTGGGCCTTGAAACCGTACTGAAAGAACAGACAAATGCCAAGGAGATCGTCTTATTGAAGACCGGTGAAACTTTCAATGAGCTTGGCGTTGAAGTCCTTCCCAATCATGCAGTTCTTGGTCCTGCTTTTAAGAAAGACGCAGGAAAAGTCATTGCCGAACTAAAAACAGCAGATGGCAGGGCAATAAAAAGATCCATTGTGGGAACCGGAAGTTTCGAATTGAAGGCCGGGACCATCACCGCCGAGATGGTTACTTTTAAGGATTTGATCCCGCCTGCCATTGCAGCAGCGGGATTCTCAGCAGGCGACGTATATGTGGACACCGAACTTACCCGGGAAATTGAATCCGAAGGTTATTCACGCGAAGTCATTCGCAGGATTCAGGATATGCGAAAGGAGCTTGATCTTGCAGTAGAAGAAGAAATAAGGGCAGCAGTGGAGATCAAGGATGAAAGGGTTGCTATACTTGTTCTTGAAATGAAAGATTTCATAGCTGGTGAGGTACGTGCAAAATCACTGGCGATAGGCCCTGAGGTTGATGTAGAGGGTGAGCTTGTGAAGGACTGGGATGTAGAGGATGTTAAGATGAGGGTGGGGATAGGGAGGAGGAAGTAG